Proteins encoded together in one Amphritea japonica ATCC BAA-1530 window:
- the infA gene encoding translation initiation factor IF-1 — translation MAKEDSFEMEGVVTDTLPNTMFRVELENGHVVTAHISGKMRKNYIRILTGDKVKVELTPYDLTKGRITYRAR, via the coding sequence ATGGCTAAAGAAGACAGCTTTGAAATGGAAGGCGTTGTGACCGACACTCTGCCTAACACAATGTTTCGGGTAGAACTCGAAAACGGTCACGTTGTAACCGCACACATCTCAGGCAAAATGCGTAAGAATTACATCCGCATCCTGACCGGTGACAAAGTAAAGGTAGAGCTAACACCTTACGACCTTACCAAAGGGCGCATCACCTACCGCGCACGCTAA
- a CDS encoding arginyltransferase, whose amino-acid sequence MTNLKTLHFYATPEHECSYLEGFDAKTLFVDPQEIISTDAYSQLSDLGFRRSGKHIYRPYCSHCQACISVRVNGREFIPSKSQKRVLNKNKDLTAVAVPAQFTDEYYALYANYINTRHSDGDMYPPTPEQFSAFLIEGGQQGCFYEFRDPQGKLVALAVTDYLTQGLSAIYTFFDPEESSRSLGSYAILWQLQEVKRLELEYLYLGYWIRECQKMSYKVAYNPLEMLLHGQWILVD is encoded by the coding sequence GTGACCAACCTGAAAACCCTCCACTTTTATGCTACACCAGAGCATGAGTGCAGCTATCTTGAAGGATTCGACGCAAAGACGTTATTTGTTGATCCTCAGGAGATTATCAGCACAGACGCATATAGCCAGCTGTCTGACCTTGGTTTTCGTCGTAGCGGAAAGCATATCTATCGCCCTTACTGCAGTCATTGTCAGGCTTGTATCTCTGTTCGAGTCAATGGCCGTGAATTTATTCCCAGTAAAAGCCAAAAAAGAGTCCTCAATAAGAATAAAGATCTGACCGCTGTTGCTGTTCCAGCTCAGTTTACTGATGAATACTATGCGCTCTATGCCAACTACATAAACACCCGTCACAGTGATGGTGATATGTACCCACCTACTCCTGAGCAATTCAGCGCGTTTCTTATTGAAGGAGGCCAGCAGGGCTGCTTTTACGAATTCAGAGATCCACAGGGAAAACTGGTCGCATTGGCTGTAACTGACTATCTGACCCAGGGGCTTTCGGCGATTTATACTTTTTTTGACCCTGAAGAGAGCAGTCGAAGCCTGGGAAGTTATGCCATTCTCTGGCAGCTCCAAGAGGTCAAACGTCTTGAGCTTGAATACCTATACCTGGGTTATTGGATTCGAGAATGCCAGAAAATGTCCTACAAAGTCGCTTACAATCCGCTTGAGATGCTGCTTCATGGTCAATGGATCCTTGTGGATTAG
- the trxB gene encoding thioredoxin-disulfide reductase codes for MSEIQHHKLIILGSGPAGYTAAVYAARANLNPVVITGMQAGGQLTTTTEVDNWPGDVEGVQGPELMQRMQAHAERFDTQVIFDHINETDLQNRPFRLKGDMGEYSCDALIICTGASAQYIGLPSEEAFMGKGVSACATCDGFFYRGQKVAVIGGGNTAVEEALYLSNIAAEVTLIHRRDSLRSEKILQDKLLERAENGNINILWNHQLDEVLGDEMGVTGIRIKSTEDDSTQSLKLQGVFVAIGHKPNTELFTDQLAMKDGYLKIHSGTEGNATQTSVEGVFAAGDVADHIYRQAITSAGFGCMAALDAERYLDNQE; via the coding sequence ATGAGCGAAATACAACACCATAAACTGATTATTCTGGGCTCCGGTCCAGCCGGATATACCGCTGCCGTCTACGCTGCCCGGGCAAACTTAAATCCAGTCGTTATTACTGGCATGCAAGCTGGCGGTCAACTGACAACCACTACCGAAGTCGATAACTGGCCTGGTGATGTTGAAGGAGTACAGGGGCCAGAACTGATGCAGCGCATGCAGGCCCATGCTGAGCGTTTCGATACTCAGGTAATTTTTGATCATATCAATGAGACAGACTTGCAGAACCGCCCGTTTCGTCTCAAAGGCGATATGGGCGAGTACAGCTGTGATGCATTGATCATCTGTACCGGTGCTTCAGCTCAGTATATTGGCCTGCCCTCCGAAGAAGCCTTTATGGGTAAAGGTGTTAGCGCCTGTGCAACCTGCGATGGTTTCTTTTACCGGGGCCAGAAAGTAGCCGTTATTGGTGGTGGAAACACCGCTGTTGAAGAAGCCCTTTACCTGTCAAATATCGCAGCGGAAGTAACCCTTATTCATCGTCGTGATAGTCTTCGCTCTGAAAAAATCCTGCAGGACAAGCTCCTGGAGCGGGCAGAAAACGGCAATATTAACATCCTCTGGAACCATCAGCTTGATGAAGTTTTAGGTGATGAAATGGGTGTGACAGGTATCCGTATCAAAAGCACTGAAGATGACTCAACCCAGTCATTAAAGCTTCAGGGGGTCTTTGTAGCGATAGGTCATAAGCCTAATACAGAGCTCTTTACGGATCAGCTGGCAATGAAAGATGGCTATCTGAAGATACACTCAGGCACTGAGGGTAACGCCACTCAAACCTCGGTAGAAGGTGTATTTGCAGCCGGCGATGTAGCTGATCATATTTATCGCCAGGCAATTACCTCTGCGGGTTTTGGCTGCATGGCCGCTCTGGATGCTGAACGTTATCTGGATAATCAGGAATAA
- the aat gene encoding leucyl/phenylalanyl-tRNA--protein transferase: MIPWLDPYSTEFPPVSDALDEPNGLLAAGGDLSALRLLEAYRRGIFPWFNPGEPILWWSPDPRCTLAPADIHISRSLRKAIRKTEFDITFDQAFSEVVEACAAPRQYSTDTWISDQMLEAYTDLHRRGHAHSVELWQNGDLVGGLYGIAMGRLFFGESMFSKTTNASKIAFVFFARQLEKWGYALIDCQIENDHLTSLGASTITRAEFQRYLMRNLAPETCHSWQFDIDKEDVVITE; this comes from the coding sequence ATGATTCCCTGGCTTGACCCATACAGCACTGAGTTCCCTCCCGTCAGCGATGCATTAGATGAGCCTAATGGGCTTCTCGCTGCAGGTGGTGATCTCAGTGCTCTACGTTTACTAGAGGCCTATCGGCGGGGAATCTTTCCCTGGTTTAATCCCGGCGAGCCTATTTTATGGTGGTCACCAGACCCCCGTTGTACACTTGCGCCGGCAGATATACATATCTCCCGAAGCCTGCGTAAAGCAATACGTAAAACTGAGTTCGATATTACATTTGATCAGGCGTTTTCTGAGGTGGTCGAAGCCTGCGCTGCTCCCAGACAGTACAGTACAGATACCTGGATAAGTGATCAGATGCTGGAAGCCTATACCGACCTGCATCGCCGGGGGCACGCGCATTCGGTAGAGCTATGGCAAAATGGCGATCTAGTCGGCGGACTCTATGGTATCGCTATGGGGCGACTTTTCTTCGGCGAATCTATGTTTAGTAAAACAACCAATGCCTCTAAAATAGCATTTGTTTTTTTTGCCAGACAATTAGAGAAATGGGGCTATGCTTTAATTGATTGTCAGATTGAAAATGACCATCTGACAAGTCTGGGAGCTAGTACGATTACCAGAGCAGAGTTTCAACGCTACCTCATGCGAAATTTAGCACCGGAAACCTGTCATAGCTGGCAGTTTGATATAGATAAAGAAGACGTGGTGATAACTGAGTGA